The following are encoded in a window of Glandiceps talaboti chromosome 5, keGlaTala1.1, whole genome shotgun sequence genomic DNA:
- the LOC144435905 gene encoding uncharacterized protein LOC144435905, with the protein MKMESQTSVEKLRTSDCKPMRLYSKESQNTDRWSYQRLVATASLVFPLLIFGATLITLGFIIANWLMLGIGFVTLLVSVLCAIVVRLCGRTRKQIPPPPPPPPQESSPKSRNLSIPSIYEEARLSLTSPRKTSSLLYLRPISSEDLRRMSTSSSVSRKHSFLVPSEQDQHASMGLFIRENRLSVSSHLSVASAAELRHWKPSSSEDLMIDTETTSPRRADSPSRTSWQVGSPPSTPRWVETPPSTPRRVDTPCIVINNNEPNKLDNNSVSLDELQLNLHETEL; encoded by the exons ATGAAAATGGAATCACAGACGTCCGTGGAAAAGTTGAGAACCAGCGATTGTAAACCTATGAGACTTTACTCGAAGGAATCGCAAAATACCGACCGATGGAGTTATCAGCGACTCGTAGCTACTGCCTCGCTGGTCTTCCCTCTCCTCATATTCGGAGCAACGTTGATTACCCTGGGGTTCATAATCGCCAATTGGCTCATGCTTGGAATAGGTTTTGTGACTCTACTTGTGTCTGTGCTCTGTGCAATTGTCGTACGACTATGTGGGCGGACTCGGAAacaaataccaccaccaccaccaccaccaccacaagaATCTTCCCCCAAAAGCAGGAACTTAAGCATTCCCTCAATCTACGAAGAGGCCCGCCTTTCGCTTACCAGTCCCCGGAAAACATCCTCTCTCCTCTATCTGCGACCTATATCGTCGGAAGATTTACGGAGAATGTCAACGTCCAGCAGTGTATCACGCAAGCACTCTTTCCTCGTACCAAGCGAACAGGATCAGCATGCTTCCATGGGCCTCTTTATTAGAGAAAATCGCCTTTCCGTTTCCTCGCATCTCTCTGTGGCGTCTGCTGCAGAGCTGAG GCACTGGAAACCTAGTTCATCAGAGGATTTGATGATTGATACTGAAACAACGAGTCCGAGGCGTGCTGACAGTCCTTCTAGAACATCCTGGCAAGTTGGTAGTCCCCCAAGTACACCCCGATGGGTAGAGACTCCTCCGAGCACACCACGGCGAGTTGATACCCCTTGCATCGTGATCAACAACAATGAACCAAACAAACTTGATAATAATAGTGTCTCACTTGACGAGTTGCAGTTGAATCTTCACGAAACTGAGCTCTGA